In a single window of the Phaeobacter sp. G2 genome:
- a CDS encoding DUF1415 domain-containing protein has product MSAKHEGIHSIKKRGPKTLSTAHHDVVRNTRRWLDQMVVGLNLCPFSSSVIARDQVHYAICDATTDAHLKQFFVTELQRLLVTNENDIATSLLMFTQGLEEFDDYLDLLDWFQQLLEQAELTEDVQLASFHPQYQFDGVAPDDLSHFTNRSPYPTIHLLRQDQMTKTLAYVSNPEKIYLDNIETLKKLGRRQVEALCPWGK; this is encoded by the coding sequence ATGTCTGCCAAACATGAAGGGATCCATTCTATTAAAAAGCGCGGACCAAAAACACTATCGACAGCTCATCATGACGTGGTGAGAAACACTCGTCGATGGCTTGATCAAATGGTGGTAGGATTAAATCTTTGCCCATTTTCCTCGAGCGTCATAGCCCGAGACCAAGTCCATTATGCTATATGTGACGCCACGACCGATGCGCATCTAAAGCAGTTTTTTGTGACGGAACTTCAGCGCCTGCTCGTGACCAACGAAAATGACATCGCCACCAGCCTGCTAATGTTTACCCAAGGTTTAGAAGAGTTCGATGATTACCTCGACTTACTCGATTGGTTTCAGCAACTCTTGGAGCAAGCAGAGCTGACAGAGGATGTGCAACTGGCATCCTTTCATCCTCAATACCAATTTGACGGTGTGGCTCCGGACGATCTAAGCCATTTCACCAATCGCTCGCCCTATCCAACCATACATCTTCTGCGTCAAGACCAGATGACCAAAACCCTCGCGTACGTTTCGAACCCAGAGAAGATTTATTTGGATAACATAGAAACGTTGAAGAAGCTCGGTCGCCGACAGGTCGAGGCACTCTGCCCCTGGGGGAAATAA
- a CDS encoding PQQ-dependent sugar dehydrogenase, producing the protein MMRKLVTALAALLSSSAIAAAQTPFGFEAIATLEQPWAMAVLPQGGFLVTEKAGRLAHVTASGEVQTIAGAPRVTDDGQVGLHDIALAPDFQASGLVYLTWVDGTDGGALRLGRGRLDLGALQLADLQVIWRATPMGGNGHPGAMIAFGPDGHLFLTSGDRQLGDPAQELGDSRGKILRLMADGTPASGNPFADAPEVWTLGHRNPYGLTFDGTGRLWSHEMGPRGGDELNVIAAGQNYGWPLVSEGKKYSGRSIPAHATRPEFAPPMIEWTPVIAPAGMAYYDGAVFPEWRGSLLLGGLASQALVRVEVGRDTAWEVDRWGMGNRIRDVAADADGQIYVLEDGSEARLLRLTPSN; encoded by the coding sequence ATGATGAGAAAACTAGTCACGGCGCTTGCAGCCCTGCTGTCCTCAAGTGCCATTGCCGCCGCCCAAACCCCGTTTGGGTTTGAGGCGATAGCGACCTTGGAGCAACCCTGGGCCATGGCGGTCTTGCCGCAAGGTGGGTTTCTTGTAACGGAAAAGGCCGGGCGTCTGGCCCATGTTACAGCCTCGGGCGAGGTTCAGACGATTGCAGGCGCACCAAGGGTAACAGATGACGGACAAGTGGGTTTGCACGATATCGCCCTGGCGCCGGATTTCCAGGCTTCGGGATTGGTGTATCTGACGTGGGTCGATGGCACCGACGGGGGCGCGTTGCGCCTGGGGCGGGGGCGGCTGGATCTGGGGGCGCTGCAACTGGCCGATCTGCAAGTGATCTGGCGTGCAACGCCCATGGGAGGCAACGGCCATCCGGGCGCCATGATCGCCTTTGGTCCCGACGGGCACCTGTTTCTGACCAGCGGTGATCGGCAGTTGGGCGATCCGGCACAGGAGTTGGGCGACAGCAGAGGCAAGATCCTGCGTCTGATGGCAGACGGCACGCCCGCCAGTGGCAACCCCTTTGCCGATGCCCCCGAGGTCTGGACCCTTGGCCACCGAAACCCCTACGGCCTCACGTTTGACGGAACCGGCCGACTTTGGTCGCACGAGATGGGCCCGCGGGGCGGCGATGAGCTGAACGTGATCGCGGCCGGCCAGAATTATGGCTGGCCACTGGTGTCAGAGGGGAAGAAATATAGCGGTCGTTCTATCCCCGCCCATGCGACGCGCCCCGAGTTTGCACCGCCGATGATCGAATGGACACCGGTCATCGCCCCAGCGGGGATGGCTTATTACGATGGTGCAGTCTTTCCCGAATGGCGCGGCTCATTGTTGTTGGGCGGACTTGCATCGCAAGCCTTGGTCCGTGTCGAGGTTGGCCGCGACACCGCGTGGGAGGTTGACCGTTGGGGCATGGGCAATCGCATTCGCGATGTGGCGGCCGACGCTGATGGTCAAATCTATGTGCTTGAAGACGGCAGCGAGGCCCGCCTGCTGCGGCTGACCCCCAGCAACTAG